In Juglans regia cultivar Chandler chromosome 13, Walnut 2.0, whole genome shotgun sequence, the DNA window tatacaattctaCTGGAGGCAACCGCGGGGGACAATCACGGCATAACCACAGCCCATGTGGCATTAAATGGAAACAACATCGTTTTTTCGTTTCTTAGAAGACCgaatttcaatttcttatttgCCGCTTCAACCAAGGTCTCAAGGGAATCAATTTTAGTGTTTCACTGTACCACAGGCCCCCTATTCTTGTTGCCATCCCAACAGCTGTGGCAGCTTCTGTTGCAGCGTCAGCCCAACCATGATCATAATAGCAAACACGAAGAAAATTTATCGACTTGTCAGTCCTTAAAATGCATTGAGCAAGAGATTGAGAGATAAATGAATGAAGCATCCGAGCATGGAGCCTATAGCCATCTCTCCAAAGAGACTTGATTTTCACGGTTAATCCACAATGAAATATTCAACACTCGAAAAACACTATTTTTCGAGTGTTTTTGTCTACaggaagtgtttcatctcatctcgtcattacaattttttcaatttttcatacaaaatataataaacagttcaattttttttaatgtcaaaataataataatattaaaaaataatattctaacaatatttttacgAGATGAGTAAATCCCCTAGGTCTGAGCTAAGCTAGGCCAAAGTAGATCGGCCCAAGTCGCTCAGGGGGGCATGGGCTAGGTTGGCCTAAAAGGCCCATAACTAGAAAATGGGGTGGGGTGGGGAGGGGAGATGTGCCTCGGGTGGGGACTGATAAGGAGCGTAAAATGCTCTTAATCACCCACAATCCAAGTGTCAGGATCAAATCAAGGTATTAGGAGGGACACTGACAACCAGGCACTGAAGGCAGCACGGACGAAACCCCCAACGCTCAGGTATTGACAGCGAGCTCACCTGATATGGCCAACGTCGCATTAATGGGACGGAGGTGGGTACGCCACGACAGGGAGTCACGCTCATTGAATGCATCTCGAAGTTCGGCACGCCACAATGTGCCTCCTGGGGTGTCAGTGACAACGACAACCAAGTCTGACAAGTCTGTACTGCAACAGGGACACTCGACCCCCATACGGAACTGCACACCCACGATCTCCACCTCAAGGACCAACCCAGCCATGTATAAAACCCCCCTCCCACAGCCAGAGGAGGAGTTCACACTCTTGAATACTtcagctctctttctctttgaCTGAATATTTATCTCTTTATCTTCTTCCCAATTCataacttaagcatcggagcTATCACAGCCTCCGAGCCCCTCGTTCTTAATTTCAACAGAACCAGATCAAGTCCAGTTGCATGGAGTTGCCTGGGCAACTCCAAACGACaccttaatataatatatatatatatatgtatgtatacgtATGAATTTCAATTGTCAAGAAgtcattaaaattataattttgtgaaatatttacttttaataacaataaaaaacttTGTGAGAGATTTATATGAACGACATATTTGATTTGGGATTTGATCATTTCCGGggaataaaacaaagaaaataaaagtttatcAAAGTTCTAGGCCTTGTTGGTTTCCGTTTGGCTGAGATGATAATACCTCAACTAATGTTGGTAAGCCCAAAGATTTTCTCTCGTTTCGGTGGGCGCAGGGTTTTTATTTACGTCTGAATGTCCTTGAAGTAGCGTAACTTCACTGATTTTTAAGTTGATCATTTGGCCAAACCCGCGGACTCATTTAACCAGATTAGTCTCTGCAGAATCCCAGGAGTTAAGAATGGTAAGCACTGAAGCATCTTCAACATTCAAAACTATAATTCTCAATATAGGACAACGCATCACTTCCTGTAGACAAAAACACTcgaaaatttatcaaaaaattacTGGGCATCAAACATATTACatagaaaacaagaagaaaacgaATATATTACGTGTGCCGGGGTAGAGGACAAAACATCTTCGCTTTTGTCGTCACTGACATGGTAAGATCGAAGAATTTGATTTCAACTGATTAGTATagcatttaaataataataacaactcGAGGAATTCCAccaatatgaataataaaaaggttTTTCTTAAATGTTTCAGGACAAAAAGTGTGCTTTTTTGCATGATCAATGGACAATATCAAGAGGAGAAGAGCGGtggagagagatggaggagtttTTGGCAGTTAGCAGAAGGGCATCAGATTAAAGTGAAATTGAAAATCAGAAGGATCTGAGATTAGCAACAGAAAATTACTGATCGATCAGTGGAGGTACCACTTACAAGTTTTACAATTAATCAAGCTAAGAAAAAGCAAATAGTTAGGTGCCCCATTCCTACTGGAGAGAAGTAGAAAAGTAGGATAGAACTGGTCATGATCATGAGGAGGTGACTTTGTTTCTGATTCTACTGGAGCGCCTAACAGGAGTAATAGTCTCCTCGTCTTCACTGAGTCCCTGATCAACATAAGACAATATGTGGGGTTATATTTGataaagattttttgaaaaataaaagcatgGAGATTTAAATACTTACATGCTTGCTCGAAATCTTCTCGTAGGTGGTAAAACTGCCGTAAGAAGGCGAGCCCATGGAATAGCCTGAGGAAGTCGCAATTGAGTCTCTCTTATGGTTCTTCCCTGGCTTCCTCCTCTCCTGGCTCTGAGCTTCACTTGACGCCTCGAATCCTTTCTTGCTGTAAGATGAGATTGTCTGAAAGCTGCTCATTTCCGAAGGACATGATTCTCCATCCACGTCCATCTCAGTCGGCCAATTCCGAGAAGAGAGGAATATCTGCTCTGTGCTACATATTGGACTGAAATCCAATTTTTTTGCCAGCAGTGGTTGCTCCACGTTGACAGCAGTAACGCGGGTTGGGTTTCCATCTTTCATCATATAGATGAAAGCTGTAGCTGCAATAAGCATCAAAACCAGCAGAGCAATTCCCAGCAAGTTGGCTCTCAAAAATCCATCTTTTGTCACATAAACTGTAGACTCCCAAACTTCTGAACCACGTATATTTTCGGCTGAAGCACCCAATTCTGAGCTTTCAGGATCGACACCATCTTTGGCTAACTCGATTTTGGTGAAGGCAATCTCACTTTCATCTTGTAATTCGCCAGCTTCAGAAACTTCAGGTTGAATTTCGTCTGCCGTTGGAACCGTAACTGGCTGTTCCTTGTAGTTTACGTTACTTTGCTCCTGGCTGCAAAGGTTCCCAGCAATCAAAACTACTTCCTGGGTCTCCTTTGCTTCTAAATTAACTGGTTCAGTAACCTCGGCCTCTAGAGCCAGAAGCACTTCCTCAGATTCTGTAGTACCATGTTCTTCTGAGACCTCTTCCGTCTCTTGGCTTACTTCTCCTTCATAATCCTTGTCATGCTGTCCTGAAGCCTCTACAATGTTCTCATCTGCTTCAGGCTCAGGCTGGCCCTCCTCTTCCGGTGGTTCACTGTCTACTTTCGTCTCCCTCATCGGTCCCAGCACATTGTGTTCAGACTTCCGTCCTCTTCCTTTATAACTGTGATCAAACATAAGATACCCGTCAACGCGAATATCCTCTGCCAACGTGGTCAAGTTACAATAATGCAAGGGACCTGAAATATGCACTCCTCTGAAATCTTGCATGAGCTTGGAGACAACGGAAATGGTTTTAGCATACCACAAAAAGAAATTTCGagctaaaccatcaaaattTGCTTTTGCTAATTCAACAATTTCATATGAGTCATTAATCTTAAAGTAGCTAGACACTTTAAGCACAGAGGGCTCAATGACTGGAGAATTAGTAACTGAGATTGATAAGCAAGCAAGCGAGAGAAGCAAGAACAGCCCGATGCACTTCGATCTCGAAAAGAACGGAAGCTTTGATCCCCCTTTTGcttcaataatcttttttgaCATATAAGTACTGAAGGAGCTTGGTTCAGAAACTCGGACCTCTTCttgctcttcttcttttgataGATCACCTGAAGAGACATCCTCGTTTTCTCTCTGGGAATCATCGGACTGTGTTTCTTCTGTAACTTCAGTGTCAGAAAAACTTTCCTCGAGTCGTCTGCCATCACTTTCCTTGTTGAGATAAAGTTCGATTCGAGGATTCGGTCTGTAATGCAGGAACTGAGGCCTTGGCGAGAGGTAATTGGCTTTAGGATCATAAGGAGGCATTGAAGGGTCCACATCAAGAGGCGCTACAGTTGGACACGACCACGAACACGAAGAAGTAGGACTAATCTTAAAAGTCGGGTCAATATTAACACAATCAGGTTCATCCGGTAACGATTTCGATTCAATCTTGGAAGTCAAAGGCACCTCAGAATCAAAGACTTCCTCGCATCTCAAAGCTTCTTGAATTGAAGAAGCTGTAATACGTGCTTTCTCTTCATCCGCAGCTTCAGTCTTGTTCTCTTGCAAACCAGGATCTTCCTCAGCATCGATATCTTCCACTACGTCCGAGAATCTCACTGACCGGAACGGATTCTTCTCGTTGGCGAACGAAAGGGAAGTCCGAGCAGGCTCGTTCCTCTCACCCAGTATCTTCTTCCTTGGAGACGCGGTGATCTTTGAAGCCGCCGATATTGTCGGAGACATAAAATTCTTTGTGCCTTTCGAAGAAGCTGGGGATCGGACAATCCCTACTTTCGCATTCTggtcttttgggttttctttatCCTCGCAACCTCGCAAAGAGGCTACGGTTTCTCTACCCATCGAGCTTATTAGCTGAAACTCTGCAATTCATCAACACGGAAAATGCCATAGTTAAACATTTATATAAACCCACAATTTCGCATTACAATCTAACCCTGACTGTATGATTTCTGCTAAAATTTTGACGACATAAAGAACAAACTTGGTGCAGAACTGTAGAAAATAAGCTCCATTTCATGTTGATGAAGATACTTCCGGGCAAATATTATCCATTTCAAAGTataggaaaataaagaaaaaaaaatcgtttctTTGAATCTTGATTGAGTGTAGATCATGATCATCGTGACAGAATATTCCAACCAAACAGACGAAGAAAGAATCACACAGCCAATTAATAGTAAAAGGGCCTCGGTTCGCGCAAGTTTCCTTTTTTCGTCTTTCCTTCTTGAGAATCCAAGATATAAAATAGAAGGAAACGTTGGGAATCAATATTTTCCTATCATTCTAAGCAAATTGTTTCTACGTTCTCGGAAGCCAAACAGACATTATCAATATCGTGaacaaaactataaataaaagaaattaagggTGGGAAAGAGAGTCGAACCAGAAGGACTATTAGCCTGAGTATTCGGATTGGAGACTCTCTGGTTGGCAACAATTGAGGGTTTCGTAAATGGGTTCCCACCGAAACTCCTTCTGATGGGATTGCTAATCTCCGAGTTTCTTGAGTTGTGATTTTCCCTGCTTGAAATCATTGCCGAGGAGGATGATTTGTTTGAAGGCACGGCCATGGATTTCTGCGAAAGTTGGATGGCGGGTTTGTAGCGGCGATTCAGAAAACTagagtgaaaatgagaaaatCTGGAGCAATAATGGCAATGTTCTTAAGGATCTTGAAGGATTACAATTAGAGGCAGATAACTGGTGGCGGAGGATTTGATGTAACGGCTAGTTTTCTAGGTGAAACGGAGAGTGGGGGTATTTAAAGTTAAACGGTGGAGTATTTTGACCGTTGGCACAATATTTGAATAGTTCAAAGGGGGAGAAAAGGTTGGAACCGTTAGATCGCGAACATGTTTGGATTTTGGAAGGTGTAGATTACGAATTTGGCATGGATGATAGGTACCGTGATTTGCGagggaaaaaaacattttttgtaCTTTCATATTGACTGAAAAATTgcaaaagggaaaataaaagagagagaatgtctttttttttttataataaaggattacattccatttataaaaaaggacatacaactttgacttaaaaagtcagttacaaacgttaatagcacatcagcacactttcgtggctgacatggtctagcccagacgacagaactctaaagaccgaagtctaagagattcgtcgtacacatctctgtccccgacAGAGTAAACAAACCCCATACCCTGACTACGCGAGGTAGGGTACACCAATCCCATACACCGCCAAAGCGGAGATGGAGACATACCACCAGATCGGACCACGGTCCGAGGGGactaaatttttgattttttttttttttataaaacagaacacaagaaaatacattggaaCACAACTAAAACTAACAGCAGAAAAAAAGCTCTGAACGGCTGCGGAGGCACGTGCAGAACACGCGCCACCCTGGGAGAAAACCGTCGACCGATCATGGAAGTTCCGGGCTCACAGACCCCAGCGGCGCCGCGCATCGCGACGGTAGAGGGCCTCTCGGCGTCGCGAGAAGGCCACTCGCCGAACGCCTACGAGTTTTTTGGCCGCGCGTGCGAGCAACTCGCCACTCCGGATGGCATCGCCTTCGGTAGACTTGAAGATCGGCAGCTGGGCAACACCATGGGGAGGCGCATGCTGATCTATTGTCGCCGGAAAGACCAGATCCGGTGTTCCCCCTTATTTagcctacaaaaaaaaaaaacacaaaaacagagCGGCTGTGTGCACAGAGCGGACGGAGGAGGGAGAGGTGGGGAGAGGGGGAAGGaaccgaagctcccaccccctcgagagAGACGGGTTCGAGGCGCTGAGGGAGGCAGGCGGATTCCGAGAGAGAATGTCTTGGATGTTCAGATTTCATTCTTGGCGTGATTGATATTCTAATTCAATCTAATAATGAGCAAAGAAAAAGGTTAAGATATACAAAAGATCTTCCTTTGTAACCATTGAGATATTTTgacaccaaaaatttgaaagaattaaagTATTAGGATTAGTTtagtcaaatattttttatctataaatttagcTATTATCATCTACAGTTAATCCATGTTGAATTAGTCAAActaatttcatctaaaatataagttacaataattctatcatttttttaaaatgtaaaatgtaCTGTAGCaagtctaaatatatattttttattatattatgacAACCTTCTCGCGACTCTtatgcttctctctttctctcctgccttctccttcttccctctttctcctctttttcttcttcttcttcttcttcttcttctcctttttatttacatatgagattttatcatttatgtacacatgagattattatattatagattgttgaattgtaaaaatataaatgaatataattattgGAGGTTAttcaagattatgaaaataaataaaaaagtaattaaagaaatatacatAATaacaaatagtaatattttattgttataaagaatatgatgattaatctaatttagattttaagtgttaagtgattaattaaaagttaaaaagttacgcattcttcaaattttgaagattaggATGAACAATCAAATGCCAATGCTTTGACATATGTAACTATGTTCATGTCTAATTCATTCTAGATCataaaatttggagaaaaattataaagaatcttaggtctcatttggttacacatgaaatgaaatttgaaagtgaaataaaatactgttataatattatttttattttgagatttgtaaaaagttgaattgtttattatattttgtatgaaaatttgaagaaattgtaatttttagatgaattgacaTGAtatgagttgtgaaaacaaaccaggCCTTCCCGCTAGACACTACTAATCAACAATACATGTGCtgatttatcaatttattttattggtatTTTTAGTTAAAGAACTTATTAAGGAGTTTAACATAGTGATGAATCCGATAAGATCATCAAATATGATGTCTAATACATATCAAGAGTGACAAACGAACTAAGTTGACTTGACTTagttctttcaaataaaacatttgcAACTTTCAAGTTTGAGTTTCAATTGGcacaaaataatcaaatttgggGGACTATGGTTGAGTATGCCTTTACCCTCACGACAGGATCCAAATGCTAATGGTATGATCTAACAAATGATTGTAATAACAGTCTACCGTTATCATTTAGAGTCAATTTACAACACAATGATATTAGATATGATTATTAGtcataaataatcaaacttAACATGCTTAAGGTTCTGGCTTGTGCATTAAGGGTCCGTTTGGATGTTTATAATATCTCATTATATTTGTAAATGATATAATGagatattatatcactataatataatatatatgttcacGAGGCTTCAGTTGGTTTCGGGTTTTTTTGTTACCCTTATCATGCGAAGCTAAAAATGCCATTAATCTCCTTGGAAATGCATTGGGTTGctttaatatgatattttctagGTGATCATTACTTTAATATGATAGTTTCTTAGTTTCatttgtaagaaaaaatttgattgcaagagagagagatcttcaTAAGCTAAAACCTATTTTACCATAAATACCACAGGGAGCTTACGTGTTTGTCTCTTATTGGATGGTGTAAATAGAGACTCGTCACTGCATCATGAATGAATAgttctcttatttttatattttgtttgtaaatttgataaaattgtaatgattagatgaaagaaattaaaaaatattttagattatatttaaaaagaagaaaaaatctaattgtaagcgattctaCGCATTAATACGCacattcattcaatatgattgatcataaagtaaattttattgaaaacagaactaatttaaatttagaatataaatttaacaatattaatacgcagattggtatgcaaacttacttgtacataacaaaattctaaaaataaaacatcttatactATTTAATAAGAATTGTATTAACAAACAAATACGAGGAGTTTTTGTGAATCACGTTCCATACTTCGATAGACAAATAgcttaaggcttcgtttggtttctaaacctatcttaacttatctcaattcataattataaatttttcaaatttcaatacaaaatataataaataattcaactttttcaaattctaaaataataatattctaataatattttatcatttcaattttcaactcaacttagttcaacattcaaacgcagcctaaatccATTaatctaaaaagtaaaaactgaaTTCATTTGTACTCAAATTAGAAGTGAAGTTGACtgataaaattaaagaataatgatacTTTGTCTACTTATTTTAtctattcattttaattttctatatatttaattttattttaattttttgtatttactgattaaggaagtgactattcattttttaatttttaattttttaaaaatatttaaagatcttaaaaaaatgaaaagaaaaaaattaaagaacaatatttttttaatgaaggtTAGATAATTTCTCCATCGATAAAATTTGTATCCAACATTTTTTAACAAAGTTGGAACGAGGGGCGGAACTAGGATTTATGTCTAAGGGCGATCGGTAAAGTGTACGATATGTGTCAGTATAagtaatatgtactttttacacttgattatataaaaataataattatacgtcataaaattatacaattgtTATCGGcttactcatatttttctaagctttcaaaaaaatttataaattaagaataaactTGAAAAAgcatctaataaaataaaagtcgttagatttttattatataattatattaatatagcgaacaaaaaaaagtatgtgaataactaataaattcttcacaaaagaaaataaaatttttacatactctcttcttctctctataAACGTCTCATCAATCATCTAGGTAGATAAATTTGCTACTTCCCATATGCAAGAAtctttcagatttattttaactattaaataaactctttttaaaagctaattaactcattattaatatgtggttaaaaatatctcaaagaTTGTAAAGGAAGATTATGTACAGGTGATAGACAATAAACTCAATGAAGTCAGAATGAcccaaatggaaaaaataaaaataaaaaaaatatgaaactatGTAAActcaaaaagacaaaaagaactTATGTGATACCATTGATACGAAAGTAACAAAACTAAACAAACCCCACAATGCACACCAAAGGcaaataaagagagataaatATGTCAAATTAAGGCTATTATGTTAATGAACTTAAGGATATTTGAGTAATATACTacgtgtttgaatgttgagacaattttaaatattttaaaaatatttacatttaaaattataattatacaagtTACATTCTACAACATAGTTCCGCCCTTCGTTGAAATATCTATGGTAAAATTGCACCGATCTTCACGTGTGTACGGATTACAACATGTTTCTTCCATCGCACGTGCTCACTCGTCTATTGTGCTCTCCCTCGTGTAAtttttagagcactctcattggattagctaaagttaaaatacatttttgatgaatataagatgaatttaatttttaactattccattcacataagtctccatattagaataactatttttttattatatgacaataaaataatataagatgaatttgattttgactattcacatcaaatctccacattgaattattcatttattcattatataataataagtaattaataattttaaaaatatttttatttttttaattatgaatttattttattttatcatattttactatttataatattatatattaattagtaattttattctagttatatttttttaattatcatttaaaagagagagagattgatatAGAAGGGACTATAATATTCTAGTTATATTATAAACgggattataatattatatattaattgacaTAATTTAGTTATATTCTagttatattaatgtatttgacgaatgaataattatttttaaatttaaaaataattttaaaaatgactatgatttaatttcaattatttgaaatttaactattttaatatgatcatattttataatttaatagataaatttttaatgaatttaatttttaactatctAATGAGATCTGGAAGTTAAACCTCGCGTACATCCTCATTTCTCACCTTTCTCACGCTAAAAGCCTCTCTCGGTCTCAGTAACTCCACCAtgtccctcctcctcctcagaGCGTTCCCTCTTACATCTCTTTGCTCAAAGTCCCTCCCTCTCTTCCGTGCTATTCTCAAACCCTTCTCCAAAACACTTGCCAGAAATAGGGTCGTTTTCTATGTCTCCGCTTCCGCTTCCGCTTCTACCCATATTCCCGCCACCAAATCATCATTATCACTTCCCAAAAACTCTCTCGAATGGGTCAGTCGGACTGGATTCTGCGGCGAATTGTCTGAGGCTGACTTGGGTCAACGGGTTCGGCTCTGCGGCTGGGTCGCGCTCCACAGGGTCCACGGTGGTCTCACCTTTCTCAATCTCAGAGACCATACCGGTATCATTCAGGTATGCGTTTCTGTtaggaggtggcttgaatcagatggaacagtgcatgtgtcgtaggttcgctcgagcgaagtttcACTTGGGTCGAGCGAAGTCAGACAGAGAGTctcgctcaagcatcgctcgagatttagctcgagcaatatgaagtcagagagcttcgctcgacactcagctcgagcgaagtcagacagagagcttcgctcgaccctcgctcgacatgcagctcgagcggtatccaagtcagagagctttgctagaccctcgctcgacacccagctcgagcgagttcaagtcagagagcttcgctcgaccctcgctcgagtgttggcttgagcgaagtgcagaaaacctacgttcgctcgactctcgctcgagccaatgttcacagaagtgaacattactgttcctataaataccaaacggcgcccacttctTCTAATAActtcagaaatcatttttttgtcttgtttttagtgttttcttgatagagaagttatagagtgagttttgagagataacttccttgtgaagttttgttgtattcatctgtactccatctttgttgatagtgaaatctctgataccgaccccaccagtggacgtaggctcattttgagtcgaaccacttaattcttggtgttctttctgtgtgattgtcatcaatttctttcgtttagttccgtTACtgtacttcgagttagtcttagatctacagttattcccaacagttTCATCgggtaaaaaaagaaaattaacctCATACGGCGCAGACTTTGCATGATTAGcgcaatatttttcttattagttCCTTAAAAAACAAATGGTGCATTTTTTGTTACTACCATGATAATGAGGGTGGCGGTAGTGGTGATGATAAGGTTTTCTGAACTACATGTACACTTAGCGGCTCTCTTCTTAATTTGGGTAGTCGTTAATTTGATTCTGTGTCTTGTCAgcgtaattttcttttttctttttggatgtTAATTGCATTGAATTGTAGGTTAACTCTACCGGATGAGTTTCCTGATGCCCATTCCACTGTTAATGACTCGAGGCTTGAGTATGTGGTTGCCATAGAAGGCATTGTTCGGTCTCGGCCAAGTGAGTCGGCCAACAAGAAGATGAAAACGGGCTCAATAGAggtaaatattaaaatgtataataacttatttattaaggTTGTTTTGGCTGAACTTTCCATATAATGTTGCAAATTCTTGGTGGTCATTCAATTAAAGATAAATGAAAATGTGTGATTTTGGGACGGGTTATCCAATCTACATAATGTGCAATCTACATTTTGATGTAAATATAATGCACGGTCATACAAGTATGCCtggaattgataaaaaaatgaaagtgaagTGCGCAAGTACGCAAAAGTGTCTGCACATagagtttttgtatttttatagttCAACATATAATGTTTGAGGGGATAGTTttcactaggggtgtaaatcggtTAGTCCGGTCTGGAGAGGTGATGGATTGATCCATCCTTTTCCCCGGACTGGACTATCGGTCCGTCCAGGtcaataatcttttattttattttattttttcaaataatttaataaaaaaaattatttaaattactaaattaaaattaagtgaattattaatgtgtattatgtaactaacttattaaaaaaatattttatatggtcaatgataataaattatatgaaaattacatcattaacttatataattattatataaaaataatatattaaattattaaaaatattttaaaaatatatataggagttcgGTCTGGTttggtccaaaatttatagacctCAGGACCGGACTGAATTTTCTCGATCCATAATTTAtgggaccgagaccgaccggtctGGAGTTCTGTCTGGTCGGtttttccggtccggaccgaattcCTTACACCCCTAGTTTTCACGATTTGATGGTATCTATTTCTAGTCCCTAGATAATGCTAGGTGTATTCCGTTTATAATTCTTGTGTATTTGGGCTCTACCTCTGtccttttaataaaatcttattcttattaaaaaaaaatgaaaattatatttataagttggtgTGGATACTAGTAAAAtgcttacatgacataatttaatttggaagagaaattttaaaatttgaatcttacaaataaaattttaccatttaagtgatgtagatgatgTGCTTTACACACTggcttgagaatagaataactctaaaataatgtttgaaaggATGTTTCTTGCATCTTCTCACTTGTTTCCCCCTTGGTTAAATTCGTCTTTTATCATCATGGATCAGGCCAATTTGatgtcattttccttatttttgcaTATATGTTATTCACTGTCTCCTTCCAGTAGTTTGATTGAATATCCTCTATACATTCAGGTTGCAGCAGAGTGCGTTCAAGTATTAAATGCTGTGAAGTCTAAGTTACCATTCTTAGTTACTACAGGGGAGGATGCAAAAGATTATGTCAAGGAGGAGATCCGATTGAGGTAGTAAAACTTTTCTCATCTCAACTTTTGACTCATC includes these proteins:
- the LOC108992368 gene encoding uncharacterized protein LOC108992368 yields the protein MAVPSNKSSSSAMISSRENHNSRNSEISNPIRRSFGGNPFTKPSIVANQRVSNPNTQANSPSEFQLISSMGRETVASLRGCEDKENPKDQNAKVGIVRSPASSKGTKNFMSPTISAASKITASPRKKILGERNEPARTSLSFANEKNPFRSVRFSDVVEDIDAEEDPGLQENKTEAADEEKARITASSIQEALRCEEVFDSEVPLTSKIESKSLPDEPDCVNIDPTFKISPTSSCSWSCPTVAPLDVDPSMPPYDPKANYLSPRPQFLHYRPNPRIELYLNKESDGRRLEESFSDTEVTEETQSDDSQRENEDVSSGDLSKEEEQEEVRVSEPSSFSTYMSKKIIEAKGGSKLPFFSRSKCIGLFLLLSLACLSISVTNSPVIEPSVLKVSSYFKINDSYEIVELAKANFDGLARNFFLWYAKTISVVSKLMQDFRGVHISGPLHYCNLTTLAEDIRVDGYLMFDHSYKGRGRKSEHNVLGPMRETKVDSEPPEEEGQPEPEADENIVEASGQHDKDYEGEVSQETEEVSEEHGTTESEEVLLALEAEVTEPVNLEAKETQEVVLIAGNLCSQEQSNVNYKEQPVTVPTADEIQPEVSEAGELQDESEIAFTKIELAKDGVDPESSELGASAENIRGSEVWESTVYVTKDGFLRANLLGIALLVLMLIAATAFIYMMKDGNPTRVTAVNVEQPLLAKKLDFSPICSTEQIFLSSRNWPTEMDVDGESCPSEMSSFQTISSYSKKGFEASSEAQSQERRKPGKNHKRDSIATSSGYSMGSPSYGSFTTYEKISSKHGLSEDEETITPVRRSSRIRNKVTSS